Proteins encoded together in one Impatiens glandulifera chromosome 1, dImpGla2.1, whole genome shotgun sequence window:
- the LOC124922401 gene encoding uncharacterized protein LOC124922401: MANDNLKFSLRSIIEKNKLNGTNFLDWERNLRIILRSEGREDVLTTPIPKVTDTSSDEEKETATQLKTEALPVTCLMLAAMEPDLQKRFLSSDAYTITTELKTLFQDQARIERYETHKAILDSRLVKGKPVSPHVISLTGLFKRMEDLGTPYDQELATDIVLRSLHDGFAPFRMQYHMNGLKHDLNELHNLLKNAEGNITDDKRKEVLNVNKLQNPRVMRSQE; this comes from the exons ATGGCAaacgataatttgaaattctccCTGCGCTCCATTATTGAGAAAAACAAGTTAAATGGGACTAATTTCCTAGATTGGGAAAGGAATCTGAGGATAATTCTGAGGTCCGAGGGACGTGAGGACGTTCTTACTACCCCTATTCCAAAAGTGACTGATACCTCGTCTGACGAGGAGAAGGAAACAGCAACCCAATTGAAAACTGAGGCTTTACCTGTCACTTGCTTAATGCTTGCTGCAATGGAACCTGATTTGCAGAAGAGGTTTTTGAGTTCCGATGCTTATACCATCACAACTGAGCTGAAAACTCTGTTTCAGGATCAGGCAAGGATTGAACGATATGAAACTCACAAGGCTATACTTGATAGCAGACTTGTGAAAGGGAAACCCGTAAGTCCTCATGTGATTAGTCTAACTGGGCTGTTCAAGAGGATGGAAGATTTGGGGACCCCTTATGACCAAGAGTTGGCCACGGATATCGTTCTTAGATCCTTACACGATGGTTTTGCACCTTTTAGAAtgcaataccatatgaatggACTAAAGCATGATCTAAATGAACTCCACAACCTGCTTAAAAATGCAGAAGGCAATATCACTGATGACAAGAGGAAGGAAGTTCTGAAT GTAAACAAGTTGCAAAACCCAAGGGTGATGAGAAGCCAAGAGTAG